From bacterium, one genomic window encodes:
- a CDS encoding carbohydrate kinase yields MPESQYILSIDLGTGGPKVSLVREDGAIAASTVRPVESLDVGEGGFEQDAEQVWLAILSAAKQVVHEADVPAQAVLAVSCASQYFSVVPIDERGHPVSNLISWMDTRGGAHTQALYGRHPDALFRWIEINGMLPLPTGSDSLSHMLFVQHEKPDVYERAYKFVEPADYVTTRLTGVCTSNPCTAFAQLLTDNRRLDAVRYDDELLGLSGIDLDKLPELVPVNTCIGSLTREVAAEIGLSPETKVFTGVNDTHAVSIGTGVFQGRYGGINIGTTCQVLGFVDEKGSDLEHSILAMPSPIPGRYSVMAECGLGAKPLEHFLKQVVFASDELADHSIEDPFANVEKTLVSVPPGSGGLIYMPWLTGAHSPRTSDAMRGGFLGFSLDTTRAQMLRAVLEGVSFHLRWLLPEVEAFTGREFGELNFAGGGAVSDEWSQMLADVMGRPVRQLAEARYVNNRATAFLAFEQLGIVALDDIEEHCPIRRTYHPRPESQHTYERMFEQFVRAFEQNLPIFEALNA; encoded by the coding sequence GTGCCGGAATCCCAATACATCCTCTCGATCGATCTGGGAACCGGCGGTCCGAAGGTCTCGTTGGTGCGGGAGGACGGAGCGATTGCCGCCAGCACGGTGCGGCCGGTCGAGAGCCTGGACGTCGGAGAAGGGGGTTTCGAGCAGGACGCCGAGCAGGTCTGGCTTGCCATCCTGAGCGCGGCCAAGCAGGTCGTCCACGAGGCTGACGTTCCGGCGCAGGCCGTGCTCGCGGTGAGTTGTGCGAGCCAGTATTTCTCGGTCGTTCCGATCGACGAGCGGGGTCATCCCGTCTCCAACTTGATTTCATGGATGGATACCCGCGGCGGAGCCCACACGCAGGCCCTCTACGGGCGGCATCCAGATGCGTTGTTTCGCTGGATCGAGATCAACGGAATGCTGCCGCTTCCCACTGGAAGCGATTCGCTCTCACATATGCTGTTCGTTCAACACGAGAAGCCCGATGTCTACGAGCGGGCCTACAAATTCGTCGAGCCGGCAGACTACGTCACCACGCGGCTCACAGGGGTCTGCACCTCGAACCCCTGCACTGCATTCGCCCAACTGCTCACGGACAACAGGCGGCTCGACGCCGTCCGCTATGACGACGAACTCCTGGGTCTCTCTGGAATCGATCTGGACAAGCTCCCGGAACTCGTGCCGGTGAATACGTGCATTGGAAGCCTGACGCGCGAAGTTGCAGCCGAGATAGGCCTCTCTCCCGAGACGAAGGTCTTCACTGGCGTGAACGATACCCACGCCGTGTCCATCGGTACCGGTGTCTTCCAGGGCCGCTATGGAGGCATCAACATCGGGACGACTTGCCAGGTCCTCGGTTTCGTGGACGAGAAGGGTTCCGACCTCGAGCACAGCATCCTGGCCATGCCGAGCCCCATTCCGGGACGCTATTCGGTGATGGCAGAATGCGGGCTCGGTGCAAAGCCCCTCGAGCACTTTCTCAAGCAGGTGGTCTTCGCCAGCGATGAGTTGGCGGACCACTCGATCGAAGATCCGTTCGCCAACGTCGAGAAGACACTGGTTTCCGTCCCGCCCGGAAGTGGCGGTCTGATCTACATGCCTTGGCTCACGGGTGCGCATTCTCCAAGAACCAGTGATGCCATGCGCGGGGGGTTCCTCGGCTTCTCGCTCGACACGACCCGTGCCCAGATGCTTCGGGCTGTTCTCGAAGGCGTGAGTTTCCACCTGCGCTGGTTGCTTCCAGAGGTCGAGGCCTTCACAGGGCGGGAGTTCGGCGAGCTGAACTTCGCTGGGGGCGGGGCGGTCTCGGATGAGTGGTCGCAGATGCTCGCGGATGTCATGGGTCGTCCCGTTCGGCAGCTGGCAGAGGCGCGCTACGTGAACAACCGCGCCACTGCGTTTCTTGCGTTCGAGCAGTTGGGCATCGTTGCGCTGGACGACATCGAAGAGCATTGTCCGATTCGTCGCACCTACCATCCGAGGCCCGAGAGCCAGCACACCTACGAGCGGATGTTCGAGCAATTCGTTCGGGCCTTCGAACAGAACCTCCCGATCTTCGAGGCACTGAATGCCTGA
- a CDS encoding TetR/AcrR family transcriptional regulator translates to MLKSGAQAQGSGPGKRGSQRGRYATGVQRRQELLEAVLRIVARDGVAAVTHRAVAAEAEAPLRATTYYFATKEDMIRDAFRFFAEQSILQIDEASERYLDRDVGPEDAVSLIFETIVQESRNPNTSWAAEFELILAIAREPSFAPEYRAFQDRIDEGLQLAMRRIGSHHPARDARIVLAFLRGFELEQLSRPERKSWQRRMKADLAGLIAALIKSSG, encoded by the coding sequence ATGTTGAAAAGCGGCGCGCAAGCACAAGGCTCCGGACCGGGGAAACGCGGGAGCCAGAGAGGTCGGTACGCCACTGGGGTTCAACGCCGCCAGGAGTTGCTGGAGGCCGTCCTCCGCATCGTGGCGAGGGATGGCGTGGCCGCCGTGACCCACCGGGCCGTCGCGGCCGAGGCCGAGGCCCCTCTGCGGGCGACGACCTACTACTTCGCCACCAAGGAGGACATGATCCGGGACGCCTTCCGCTTCTTCGCCGAGCAGTCGATCCTTCAAATCGACGAGGCGAGCGAGCGCTATCTGGATCGCGATGTCGGCCCCGAAGATGCGGTTTCCCTGATCTTCGAAACCATCGTTCAGGAATCTCGGAACCCCAATACCTCCTGGGCCGCCGAGTTCGAACTCATCCTCGCCATCGCTCGGGAGCCCTCCTTCGCACCGGAGTACCGTGCATTTCAAGATCGCATCGACGAAGGGCTTCAACTGGCCATGCGCCGGATCGGCTCCCACCACCCGGCGCGTGATGCACGGATCGTGCTGGCGTTCCTGCGCGGCTTCGAACTGGAGCAGCTCTCACGACCGGAACGAAAATCCTGGCAGCGCCGCATGAAGGCCGATCTCGCCGGCCTGATAGCCGCACTCATCAAGAGCAGCGGCTGA
- a CDS encoding Glu/Leu/Phe/Val dehydrogenase — protein sequence MSEPHEIPEATDEDLNPYHMARAQFDQASGYLPHLKTGLIEFFKRPRRTVTVEFPVLTEDGDVQMFTGHRVLHSRVRGPGKGGVRYHPEVTADEVRALASWMTWKCAVADVPFGGAKGGVACNPKELDEADLRRITRRYISELGDCIGPQTDIPAPDVNTSAQTMAWVYDTYEALHPGANNLPVVTGKPLDLGGSQGREEATGRGILYATQSALDGCILPGRSSLAGADVVVQGWGNVGTHVVDLFREEGARIIAVSDSQGGILNKEGLDPEAVREHRREVGSVVGLAGTTTITNKQLLELPCDILVPAALGGQIRRDNAPRVAAKLVVEGANGPTTPEADQILAERGIHVLPDILANAGGVVVSYFEWVQNTENKQWDLEEVQQKLHLRMTRATRDVLASQAELQQRLPAIREALEETRAKHPVPEVPEGEVTLRSAAYVLAIERVASVALARGIWP from the coding sequence ATGTCGGAGCCGCACGAGATTCCCGAGGCAACGGACGAAGACCTGAACCCGTACCACATGGCCCGGGCCCAGTTCGATCAGGCCTCCGGGTATCTCCCGCACTTGAAGACCGGGCTGATCGAGTTCTTCAAGCGACCCCGCCGCACGGTCACCGTAGAGTTCCCTGTGCTCACGGAGGACGGCGACGTGCAGATGTTCACCGGGCATCGTGTGCTGCACAGTCGCGTCCGCGGGCCCGGAAAAGGCGGCGTCCGGTACCACCCCGAGGTCACTGCGGACGAGGTGCGCGCGCTGGCTTCATGGATGACCTGGAAGTGCGCGGTAGCGGATGTTCCCTTCGGCGGGGCCAAGGGCGGCGTTGCCTGCAACCCGAAGGAGTTGGACGAAGCGGACCTTCGGCGCATCACGCGGCGGTACATCTCGGAACTGGGCGACTGCATCGGTCCACAGACCGATATTCCGGCGCCGGACGTGAACACCAGCGCCCAGACCATGGCCTGGGTCTACGACACGTACGAGGCACTCCATCCGGGAGCGAACAACCTGCCGGTGGTCACGGGCAAACCCCTGGATCTGGGTGGCTCGCAAGGCCGCGAGGAGGCAACGGGCCGAGGCATCCTCTACGCCACCCAGAGCGCCCTCGACGGCTGCATCCTCCCAGGCCGCAGTTCGCTCGCCGGCGCTGACGTCGTCGTCCAGGGTTGGGGCAACGTCGGCACCCACGTGGTCGATCTCTTCCGGGAGGAAGGCGCGCGGATCATCGCCGTGAGCGATTCGCAAGGCGGCATCCTGAACAAGGAGGGCCTGGATCCGGAGGCCGTTCGAGAGCACCGCCGCGAGGTCGGCAGCGTCGTCGGACTGGCCGGTACGACCACCATCACGAACAAACAACTGCTCGAACTCCCGTGCGACATCCTCGTACCGGCGGCACTTGGCGGACAGATCCGTCGGGACAACGCACCCCGGGTCGCCGCGAAGCTGGTGGTCGAAGGCGCGAACGGGCCGACGACCCCCGAAGCAGACCAGATCCTCGCGGAGCGGGGAATCCACGTACTGCCCGACATCCTGGCCAACGCCGGCGGTGTCGTGGTCAGCTATTTCGAATGGGTCCAGAACACCGAGAACAAGCAGTGGGATCTGGAGGAGGTGCAACAGAAGCTGCACCTACGCATGACCCGCGCCACCCGTGACGTGCTGGCCAGCCAGGCGGAGCTGCAACAACGCCTGCCAGCCATCCGCGAGGCCCTCGAGGAGACCCGCGCCAAGCATCCGGTTCCAGAAGTTCCGGAGGGCGAAGTGACGTTGCGCTCGGCAGCCTACGTGCTTGCCATCGAGCGGGTCGCCAGCGTGGCGCTGGCGCGAGGCATCTGGCCGTAG
- a CDS encoding aspartate aminotransferase family protein, whose amino-acid sequence MGDLYPYAERLGVIRRFPEKGRPRQEILNELREIAGEEDSFWQTGQCSGTMYCGDTEHYAFLNEVFSEYAHVNALQRDICPSATRFESEITAMALDMMNADAAVGEGDDARACGSVTSGGTESILTSVLMYRDKFRAEGGITEPEMILPSTAHPAFEKGAHLFGVKVIHVPVDPESTLVDVDLVCDQINENTIMIVGSAGNYPYGTIDPIEELSGLAAERNIGLHVDGCLGGFILPWGQQLGYDIPVFDFRLPGVTSISADTHKYGFGLKGTSVLLCRDRALRRYQYFATPEWPGGKYNSPGIAGSRSGGLLASAWASMVSLGREGFLGYAKAIFETSFAMQDLVNSHPELKMMGKPTFCFSFSSDRFDIYHVNDFMKERGWRFNGQQYPNAIHMCVTRPQTQPGVVEKFAEDLDAAVKYALDPPNEAPISAAIYGGLPAEIPGAQEMVKGILFKYLDSCQDLPPTERG is encoded by the coding sequence ATGGGCGATCTCTACCCCTACGCCGAACGGCTGGGCGTCATCCGTCGCTTCCCCGAGAAGGGCCGGCCTCGCCAGGAGATCCTGAATGAGCTTCGGGAGATTGCAGGGGAGGAGGACAGCTTCTGGCAGACGGGCCAGTGTTCCGGAACGATGTACTGCGGTGATACGGAGCACTACGCGTTCCTGAACGAGGTCTTCTCCGAATACGCCCATGTGAACGCGCTGCAGCGCGACATCTGCCCCAGCGCAACGCGTTTCGAGAGCGAGATCACTGCGATGGCGCTCGACATGATGAACGCCGATGCGGCGGTGGGCGAAGGCGACGACGCCCGGGCTTGCGGCTCGGTGACCTCGGGTGGGACCGAGAGCATCCTCACGTCGGTCCTGATGTATCGGGACAAGTTCCGCGCCGAAGGTGGCATCACCGAGCCCGAGATGATCCTCCCTTCGACCGCCCATCCTGCTTTCGAGAAGGGCGCCCACCTGTTTGGCGTCAAGGTGATTCATGTGCCAGTGGATCCGGAGAGCACGCTTGTTGATGTGGATCTCGTGTGTGACCAGATCAACGAGAACACCATCATGATCGTCGGCTCCGCCGGCAACTACCCGTACGGCACCATCGATCCCATCGAGGAGCTCTCCGGGTTGGCCGCGGAGCGGAACATCGGCCTGCACGTCGATGGCTGCCTGGGTGGATTCATCCTGCCCTGGGGCCAGCAGTTGGGCTACGACATCCCCGTATTCGATTTCCGTTTGCCGGGCGTGACGAGCATCTCGGCCGACACGCATAAGTACGGGTTCGGCTTGAAGGGAACTTCGGTCCTCTTGTGCCGCGATCGGGCCCTGCGCCGCTATCAGTATTTCGCGACACCGGAGTGGCCCGGTGGCAAGTACAACTCGCCGGGAATCGCGGGCAGCAGATCGGGCGGTTTGCTGGCGTCGGCCTGGGCTTCGATGGTTAGCCTGGGCCGCGAGGGCTTCCTCGGTTACGCCAAGGCGATCTTCGAGACCAGCTTCGCGATGCAGGACCTCGTGAACAGCCATCCCGAGCTCAAGATGATGGGCAAGCCCACCTTCTGCTTCTCGTTCTCCTCGGATCGCTTCGACATCTACCATGTGAATGATTTCATGAAGGAGCGCGGCTGGCGCTTCAATGGGCAGCAGTATCCGAATGCGATCCATATGTGCGTAACGCGGCCGCAGACCCAACCAGGCGTGGTGGAGAAATTTGCGGAGGATCTGGATGCGGCGGTTAAGTACGCACTCGATCCGCCGAACGAGGCTCCCATCTCGGCGGCGATCTACGGCGGCCTTCCGGCGGAGATCCCCGGAGCCCAGGAGATGGTGAAGGGAATCCTGTTCAAGTACCTGGATTCCTGTCAGGACCTTCCCCCGACGGAGCGGGGGTGA
- a CDS encoding hemolysin III family protein has translation MNMNIRQRSTLGEEIANSISHGLGLVAAVLALPILTASALERGEMAEVVGAFVFAITMILLYLASTLYHALPAGPAKRVFRVIDHSAIYLFIAGSYTPFTLGVLRGDLGWALLGAVWTLALAGVVWKTTGIRVHPVWSTGLYLAMGWLVLLAIKPLTDRMPADDLFWLVAGGLAYTAGVGFYAATRLRYGHFIWHLFVLAGSGCHAVAVWRCAA, from the coding sequence ATGAACATGAATATCCGACAACGATCGACCCTGGGCGAAGAGATCGCCAATAGCATCAGCCACGGCCTGGGACTCGTAGCGGCCGTCCTGGCCCTGCCGATCCTGACGGCTTCCGCGTTGGAGCGGGGTGAGATGGCAGAGGTGGTGGGCGCGTTCGTGTTCGCCATCACGATGATCCTACTCTACCTGGCCTCGACCCTCTATCACGCATTGCCCGCCGGCCCGGCCAAGCGTGTCTTCCGTGTCATCGACCACTCCGCGATCTACCTGTTCATCGCCGGCAGCTACACACCGTTTACCCTGGGCGTGCTTCGCGGGGACCTGGGCTGGGCTCTGCTTGGTGCGGTCTGGACCCTCGCATTGGCGGGCGTCGTGTGGAAGACGACGGGTATCCGTGTCCACCCGGTCTGGTCGACCGGTCTCTATCTGGCGATGGGGTGGCTCGTCCTGCTCGCCATCAAGCCACTCACAGACCGGATGCCGGCTGATGACCTCTTCTGGCTGGTGGCCGGCGGGCTCGCCTACACCGCTGGGGTGGGCTTCTACGCAGCGACTCGCCTGCGCTATGGGCACTTCATCTGGCATTTGTTCGTACTGGCGGGCAGTGGCTGTCATGCCGTGGCCGTCTGGCGTTGCGCTGCCTAG
- a CDS encoding SDR family oxidoreductase, with protein sequence MTPRVVLITGASAGFGKASAEHLARLGHQVYGTSRRAEFPDSGDLGAAPFMIPMDVGDAASVDRAVDFILKREGRIDVVVNNAGIGMAGAVEDTSVEEARALFETNFFGVLRVCRAVLPTLRAQGSGLIVNVSSLGGLVTIPFQGFYSASKYALESMSDALRMEIRTFGVHVVLLEPGDFKTDFTESRLFTAENGEGSAYGEACRRAVAVMERDEQGGADPREFAEALAKIIANPSPANRYPVGALSQRLAVAARRVVPSALLDRALRGIYKL encoded by the coding sequence ATGACGCCCAGGGTCGTCCTGATCACCGGGGCATCCGCCGGCTTCGGCAAGGCCAGTGCCGAGCATCTGGCTCGGCTTGGCCACCAGGTCTACGGAACGAGTCGCCGAGCGGAGTTCCCGGATTCCGGGGACCTCGGTGCGGCGCCGTTCATGATCCCGATGGACGTGGGTGACGCCGCCTCCGTAGACAGGGCGGTAGATTTCATCCTGAAGCGCGAAGGCCGGATCGACGTGGTCGTGAACAACGCTGGGATTGGCATGGCAGGTGCTGTGGAGGACACGTCGGTCGAGGAGGCCAGGGCGCTCTTCGAGACCAACTTCTTCGGCGTGTTGCGGGTCTGTCGCGCTGTCCTGCCCACGCTCCGGGCCCAGGGTTCGGGCCTCATCGTGAATGTCAGCTCGCTCGGGGGCCTCGTCACGATTCCGTTCCAGGGCTTCTATTCGGCGTCGAAGTACGCGCTCGAATCGATGTCGGACGCGTTGCGCATGGAGATCCGTACGTTCGGTGTCCATGTGGTCTTGCTCGAGCCGGGTGATTTCAAGACCGACTTCACGGAGAGTCGCCTCTTCACGGCCGAGAACGGCGAAGGCTCGGCCTACGGCGAGGCGTGTCGCCGGGCCGTGGCGGTGATGGAACGAGACGAGCAGGGCGGCGCGGACCCCCGGGAGTTCGCGGAAGCCTTGGCGAAGATCATTGCCAACCCGTCGCCTGCGAATCGGTACCCGGTGGGCGCCCTGAGCCAGAGGCTGGCCGTGGCTGCGCGACGCGTCGTTCCATCGGCGCTTCTCGACAGGGCCCTACGGGGTATCTACAAGCTCTGA
- the hisN gene encoding histidinol-phosphatase: MPDVGDPGLAPEEIRAHVEAAASAAEAAGPIALRYFRTGVEVANKAAGGAFDPVTCADREVEASIRADLARVYPGYGFLGEETGTVESDSPLRWVIDPIDGTRAFISGVPAWGTLIGLTSARECLAGVMHQPYLRETFLGTQEGAWLRRDGKEHALRTSSTTGLSAAILYCTHPSMFVSDRDRMGFERVAAASRMMRYGGDCYSYALLAMGQIDLVIEGSLEPYDIIPLIPIVEGAGGIVTDVQGGPALEGGLVVAAANRELHSRALKSFNS, from the coding sequence ATGCCTGATGTCGGCGATCCGGGCCTTGCACCGGAGGAGATTCGTGCTCACGTCGAGGCAGCAGCTTCCGCCGCCGAGGCCGCCGGACCGATCGCCTTGCGCTACTTCCGTACGGGTGTCGAGGTAGCGAACAAAGCCGCCGGAGGAGCTTTCGATCCCGTGACCTGCGCGGACCGGGAAGTCGAGGCGTCGATCCGCGCCGACCTGGCTCGCGTGTACCCGGGCTACGGGTTTCTTGGCGAAGAGACTGGGACCGTCGAGTCCGATTCCCCCCTTCGCTGGGTGATCGATCCGATCGACGGGACTCGCGCGTTCATCAGCGGTGTTCCCGCCTGGGGGACACTGATCGGGCTGACCTCCGCCCGGGAATGTCTCGCCGGAGTGATGCACCAGCCTTATCTGCGGGAGACGTTCCTGGGAACACAGGAAGGCGCATGGCTGAGACGAGACGGAAAGGAGCATGCGCTACGAACAAGCTCCACCACCGGGCTTTCGGCGGCAATCCTCTATTGCACGCATCCGAGCATGTTCGTGTCCGACCGCGACCGCATGGGCTTCGAGCGGGTGGCCGCAGCGAGTCGGATGATGCGCTACGGCGGCGATTGTTATTCCTACGCCCTCCTGGCCATGGGCCAGATCGATCTGGTCATCGAGGGAAGTCTCGAACCCTACGACATCATCCCGCTGATCCCGATTGTGGAAGGCGCTGGCGGCATCGTGACCGACGTCCAGGGCGGGCCAGCCTTGGAAGGTGGCCTCGTCGTGGCCGCCGCCAATCGCGAGCTTCACAGCCGCGCACTGAAATCGTTCAACTCCTGA